The DNA sequence GTTCCTACTTTACCTCCTGTATTATTATTTGGTGGCCCGCCAAATTGTCCTATATAAGGCGGAAAAACCATCATGGGATCAATTCGGGCATTAACAAAGTGGGTATCGTCGGGTTTTGATGAAAAGCCTCCTAACTCCGGATAATTATTGACCATATTTATATATTCACTGGCAACCATATCCATGGTTTGATTTGGGAGTATGGGTTCATCCAACTCAAAAAATGGTGATACTGACTGCCCGTTAATTAAAATTACTGAGAATATAGTTATTAATGATAAGTATAATTTTTTCATGGTTTTTGATTTTTATGTAATATCATATCTTTGCAGAACAATTATTGCTTAATCACTTTCCACGTTTTTTTCTTGTGATTTACAATAATGGTGAGTATGTAAGTTCCGTTTTTTTGGTTTCGTATGTCTACATCAGTTACTTGTTTTATTGGCCCTTTTTCAAATACAAGTGAACCTGAAAGCGAATGCAGGTATAATGAAGCTTTAGTATTATTTTCAGTATTACCTAATACTACTTTAAACATTCCACCATTGGGATTGGGATAAATAGTAATACTTATATTGTTGATCATTTCAGTATATTTGAGAGCAGTAGTATCGGTAAAATCCCAGTTGTATGCCATCTGTGTACTATCTTCAGGAATATTATCACGGTCTTTAAGCTCAATAATGTGCCGCATTATCCTGTTGCCTGAGTCATCGTAAATGAATTCCACGACCTGTGATTTTTGACTATATACATAGTTCATAAGCATCAGGCTGATAAGCAATAAGCATGTCTGTTTCATAGGATGTTTCATGTTGGGTTATATTTATTTGTTATTCATTTTATTTTTCAACAAAATAATTTCTTCATTTTGCCTTTCAATAGCCTTTTGTTGCTCAATAATATATAATGTAAGCTCTTCAATTTTTTTCAATAGTATCCCGTTCATTTCGCCCAGGGCAAAACCGTTTTCGTTTATTTCTTCTGCTGTGGGCACATCAGGCAGGTGTTTGTTTTGTTGAATGTAGTTTTCAAGTTCATTTAATGTTTTCAGCTTATAATCGGGTTCAAACACATAGTCGTACCATTGGCTGGGGTGTTTTACCATTACTTCGTTGGTTAATATACCATTTCCAACATACAAATCATAGTTACCCACAAAGTTGGTTGTTCCAATGCCTACTTTGCCGTTATTATAATAAATGTTATTTCCGTTTTGCTCCCACGGACTTGGGTTGTAAATATTGCCATTGAATAACAGGTCACCATTAAAATTAATACTGCCATTTACATCAAGGGTATAAGCAGGATTATTAAGTCCAACACCAACATTTCCCTGGTTAAACAGATAGTAATTTTGTGTTTTGAATACAAGTCCCTGATTTACTTCGGCGCTGATGCCGTGTGCCTGGTTACCAAGCCATATTTCGGCATTAAAGTCGCTTGTCCAGTTGGTGGGTTCAAGAAATAAATTG is a window from the Bacteroidales bacterium genome containing:
- a CDS encoding T9SS type A sorting domain-containing protein, whose protein sequence is MEFIYDDSGNRIMRHIIELKDRDNIPEDSTQMAYNWDFTDTTALKYTEMINNISITIYPNPNGGMFKVVLGNTENNTKASLYLHSLSGSLVFEKGPIKQVTDVDIRNQKNGTYILTIIVNHKKKTWKVIKQ